In a single window of the Neospora caninum Liverpool complete genome, chromosome VIIa genome:
- a CDS encoding putative mitochondrial carrier domain-containing protein, giving the protein MPVPAPVSAVTAGAIPTYSSSAHAFREIWRLEGCRGLWKGVSATAAASGLSWGIFRYLNPTVSAVAGAASAATLHAPGPQDASGAERQADAENVFVRSPLWRRHDKKEEGEIHAREERARQRGGRVASAPLDSKHDNDQGKETRKNAADTRSAASEATQDRQGDPASRLQDEKPSSGESEMDNVAFRANLAASVVAGFFSTVITHPLWLVKARMEMQAYETLGRAEWPHYRNPVDCLLSIRRSGGFSALYAGLGPAVMLVPHAAVQILVYEEMKKRAEQKDRQVVHAQMPPLRRCRRSFQCIAITATYPLQFMLRKEGFPSLFGGYLVHLQRACLQNGIMFLIFEQLVGSLQPRG; this is encoded by the exons ATGCCTGTCCCCGCGCCAGTCTCGGCCGTCACCGCCGGAGCGATTCCCACTTACTCCTCCTCCGCGCACGCTTTCCGCGAAATTTGGAGGCTCGAAGGGTGTCGCGGCCTGTGGAAAGGCGTCTCGGCCACGGCTGCGGCGTCTGGTCTCTCCTGGGGCATCTTCCGATATCT TAACCCGACAGTCTCGGCTGTAGCCGGAGCGGCTTCAGCTGCcacgctgcatgcgcctggcCCCCAGGACGCCTCGGGAGCAGAAAGACAAGCAGACGCGGAAAACGTGTTCGTGAGGAGTCCTTTGTGGCGGCGCCAtgacaagaaggaagagggcgaaaTCCATGCGCGTGAAGAaagggcgagacagcgaggaggcagagtcGCGTCTGCTCCTCTCGACTCAAAACACGACAATGAtcaagggaaggaaacgagaaagaacgcgGCCGATACAcggagcgcggcgagcgaggcaacTCAGGATAGGCAAGGGGATCCGGCGTCAAGGCTCCAAGACGAAAAGCCGTCTTCGGGTGAATCAGAGATGGACAATGTCGCGTTCCGCGCAAATCTT GCTGCCAGCGTCGTTGCCGGCTTTTTCTCGACAGTCATCACTCACCCCCTATGGCTGGTGAAGGCCCGCATGGAGATGCAGGCCTACGAAACGCTG GGAAGAGCGGAATGGCCCCACTACAGAAACCCCGTCGACTGCCTGCTGAGCATCCGCCGCAGTGGAGGTTTCTCGGCACTCTACGCAGGCCTGGGGCCTGCCGTGATGCTGgtgccgcatgcagccgtgCAAATCCTCGTTTAcgaggagatgaagaagcgtgcagagcagaaagacaggcaagtcgtgcatgcacaaatgcctcctcttcgccggtGTCGTCGGTCTTTTCAG TGCATCGCCATCACTGCAACGTACCCTCTCCAG TTCATGCTCCGCAAGGAaggttttccttcgctctttgGCGGCTACTTGGTGCATCTCCAGCGGGCGTGTTTGCAGAACGGAATTATGTTTCTCATTTTCGAGCAACTTGTCGGCTCTTTGCAGCCGCGCGGATGA
- a CDS encoding putative mitochondrial carrier domain-containing protein yields MPTSAEGSAATQPGAAAYASMKVPELKDLLSQRGLPTTGKKTDLVDRLLQADASAEKDTLAESSLLSSAPLLEADAHAAGELELDASFAAKEGAFLEGLPAETGSPALNLDSSASSAKSPAFTLPAGTGAAEKAAAQSRASAAIKITQSMTEEERRALRKAKFGTKTDDEKKLDRARRFGLSVPELEEEKKRLRAERFGSAPAAKTSSIESLPVDKLEEERRRKRAERFGIVSEEDKKRKRAERFGVTTEEEKLAKRLQRFSSPTSGSASSPAPPVKVTGA; encoded by the exons atGCCGACAAgcgcagaaggaagcgcggCGACCCAGCCAGGCGCCGCGGCCTATGCGTCGATGAAGGTGCCGGAACTCAAGGATCTCCTCAGCCAGAGAGGACTGCCTACCACAGGAAAAAAG ACCGATTTGGTTGACCGGTTGCTCCAGGCGGACGCTTCCGCGGAGAAGGACACCCTGGCTGagtcctctctgctttcctccgcgcctctccttgAGGCGGATGCGCATGCCGCCGGCGAGCTCGAACTCGACGCGTCCTTCGCGGCCAAAgaaggcgccttcctcgagggccttcctgcggagacaggctcGCCTGCGCTCAATCTGGACTCTTCGGCGAGTTCGGCCAAGTCCCCCGCCTTCACGCTGCCTGCAGGGACAGGCGCCGCCGAGAAGGCCGCAGCGCAGTCGCGAGCTTCCGCAGCGATCAAAATCA CGCAATCGAtgacggaggaagaacgccgGGCTCTTCGGAAAGCCAAGTTTG GCACTAAGACggacgacgagaagaagctcGACCGTGCACGGCGCTTCggcctctccgtccctgaactcgaagaagagaagaagcgcttGAGAGCTGAGCGCTTCGGGAGCGCTCCAGCAGCGAAGACCAGTAGCATCGAGAGTCTG CCGGTGGACaaactggaagaagagagaagaagaaagcgggcCGAACGGTTCGGCATTGTCAGTGAG gAAGACAAGAAGCGCAAACGGGCCGAGCGCTTTGGTGTGACGactgaagaggagaagctgGCCAAGCGTCTCCAGAGGTTTTCGAGCCCAACTAGCGgttccgcctcgtcgccggcgccgcccgTGAAGGTTACCGGCGCGTGA